The Campylobacter sp. CN_NE2 genome contains a region encoding:
- the def gene encoding peptide deformylase, whose amino-acid sequence MVLEVLTYPNKILFEKSKKVAKFDENLAKFLDDMYETMIAKNGIGLAAIQVGNPIQALVINLADEDGKQDKKDLLEIINPQILKADGEQIYQEGCLSVPGFYEDVKRAENIVLKYQNRNGESCELKADGLLAVCIQHEIDHLNGHLFIERIGYNKRKKFNQEFKKKQKEK is encoded by the coding sequence ATGGTTTTAGAAGTTTTAACATATCCGAATAAAATTTTATTTGAAAAATCAAAAAAAGTAGCCAAATTTGATGAAAATTTGGCTAAATTTTTAGATGATATGTATGAAACTATGATTGCAAAAAACGGAATCGGACTAGCTGCTATCCAAGTAGGAAATCCTATCCAAGCCCTTGTGATAAATTTGGCAGATGAAGACGGAAAACAAGATAAAAAAGATTTGCTTGAAATCATAAATCCACAAATTTTAAAAGCTGACGGAGAGCAAATTTATCAAGAGGGCTGTTTATCGGTTCCCGGGTTTTACGAAGATGTCAAAAGGGCTGAAAATATCGTCTTAAAATATCAAAATAGGAACGGCGAAAGCTGTGAGCTAAAAGCAGACGGACTTCTAGCAGTGTGTATCCAGCACGAAATCGACCACCTAAACGGACATCTTTTTATCGAACGCATAGGCTACAACAAACGCAAAAAATTCAATCAAGAATTTAAGAAAAAACAAAAAGAAAAATGA
- a CDS encoding NAD(P)H-hydrate dehydratase — protein MKNVYFDTNELDNRVVSEFGISQEILLENAGGNLERLVRKKLKKGSKILALCGTGNNGADALCALRKLSGDYECYALLIGEKQNKLNQKQANTAKIANVKFVSKLGLADCYIDGIFGTGLNKELDPELCKILKTINKTNALKIAVDIPSGIYKDGKIGKIAFEADYTMTMGALKAGLFSDAAKDFVGKIKVANLGLSEKNFQNNSDMFLLTKQDLNLPFRKTQNTNKGEFGHTFVIAGDMLGAAQIAGLASSAIGSGLVSVVSEEPLVNLNPLLMQKKSLQGAKVVVCGPGLGNKKVDLAQLKDKICVIDADLCYNKEVIELLSKNENIVLTPHPKEFVSLLKLANIADVSVSELQENRFKYAKMWSEKFKGVLVLKGANAIIAQNSQIYISNLGSCALAKGGSGDVLAGIIAGLLAQGYTPLDAATNGVLAHALSAKKFKQNDYSLNSLDIIKGLKWL, from the coding sequence ATGAAAAATGTCTATTTTGATACTAACGAGCTTGATAACAGAGTTGTTAGTGAATTTGGAATTTCACAAGAAATTTTGTTAGAAAATGCCGGTGGAAATTTGGAAAGATTAGTGCGAAAAAAACTTAAAAAAGGTAGTAAAATTCTAGCTCTTTGTGGCACAGGAAATAACGGTGCTGACGCGCTTTGTGCTTTGCGAAAGTTAAGCGGGGATTATGAGTGCTATGCTTTGCTTATCGGCGAAAAACAAAACAAACTAAATCAAAAACAAGCTAACACAGCTAAGATAGCAAATGTGAAGTTTGTTAGTAAGTTAGGACTAGCTGATTGTTATATAGACGGAATTTTTGGCACAGGGTTAAATAAAGAATTAGATCCGGAACTTTGCAAAATTTTAAAAACGATAAATAAAACAAATGCCCTTAAAATCGCAGTCGATATTCCAAGCGGAATTTATAAAGACGGCAAAATCGGCAAAATCGCTTTTGAAGCCGATTATACTATGACAATGGGAGCATTAAAAGCAGGGCTTTTTAGCGACGCGGCGAAAGATTTTGTCGGTAAAATCAAAGTAGCAAATTTAGGACTTAGCGAGAAAAATTTTCAAAACAACAGCGATATGTTTTTACTAACAAAACAGGATTTAAATTTGCCGTTTAGAAAAACACAAAACACTAACAAAGGCGAATTTGGTCATACATTTGTTATAGCAGGAGATATGCTCGGAGCAGCGCAGATAGCAGGTCTTGCTTCTAGTGCAATCGGAAGCGGACTTGTTAGCGTTGTTAGTGAAGAGCCGTTAGTAAATTTAAATCCGCTTTTAATGCAAAAAAAATCGCTTCAAGGCGCAAAAGTGGTAGTTTGCGGTCCGGGCTTGGGTAACAAAAAAGTAGATTTAGCTCAGTTAAAAGATAAAATTTGCGTTATTGACGCTGATTTGTGTTATAACAAAGAAGTTATCGAGCTGCTTAGCAAAAACGAAAATATCGTCCTAACCCCGCACCCAAAAGAATTTGTTTCGCTTTTGAAGTTAGCTAACATTGCCGATGTTAGTGTTAGCGAACTTCAAGAAAATCGCTTCAAATACGCCAAAATGTGGAGCGAGAAGTTTAAAGGCGTGTTAGTGCTAAAAGGAGCTAACGCAATCATAGCTCAAAATTCACAAATTTATATCTCAAATTTAGGCTCGTGCGCTCTTGCCAAAGGCGGAAGCGGCGATGTTTTAGCAGGAATAATCGCAGGGCTTTTAGCGCAAGGTTATACGCCGCTTGATGCGGCTACTAACGGCGTGTTAGCTCACGCGTTATCGGCAAAAAAATTCAAACAAAACGATTATTCGCTAAATTCGCTTGATATTATAAAAGGTTTAAAATGGTTGTAA
- the folE gene encoding GTP cyclohydrolase I FolE, producing MDENSRIKFENLVKQMLEILGEDSNREGLLKTPARVAKAYEFLTSGYSQNPKDVLNDALFSSSNNEMVLIKDIEFYSLCEHHLLPIIGRVHVAYIPNGKVVGLSKIPRMVNIFARRLQIQEQMTEQIANAIQEVVKPLGVGVVVQARHMCVEMRGVQKINSLTTTSALRGIFIKNANTRKEFFDLINSPKNFSY from the coding sequence ATGGACGAAAATTCAAGAATAAAATTTGAAAATTTGGTTAAGCAAATGCTTGAAATACTCGGCGAAGATTCTAACCGCGAAGGTTTGTTAAAAACCCCTGCTAGGGTTGCTAAGGCGTATGAATTTTTAACAAGCGGTTACTCGCAAAATCCAAAAGATGTGCTAAATGACGCTTTGTTTTCTAGCTCAAATAACGAAATGGTTTTGATTAAAGATATTGAATTTTATAGCCTTTGCGAACACCATTTATTGCCGATTATCGGGCGCGTTCATGTGGCATATATACCAAACGGAAAAGTCGTTGGATTATCAAAAATTCCACGCATGGTAAATATTTTTGCTAGGCGTTTGCAAATTCAAGAGCAAATGACCGAGCAGATCGCAAATGCCATACAAGAAGTAGTTAAACCTTTGGGTGTTGGCGTTGTGGTTCAAGCAAGACACATGTGCGTTGAGATGCGTGGTGTGCAAAAGATAAATTCGCTAACGACAACTTCTGCACTTCGTGGAATTTTTATAAAAAATGCAAACACAAGAAAGGAATTTTTTGATCTCATAAATTCGCCGAAAAATTTTAGCTATTAA
- a CDS encoding YifB family Mg chelatase-like AAA ATPase: MKSLKSAAFTDTLVKVEVESSFVRGLPGFGVVGLAGTTIKESESRVKSALLSLNFKFPPSKIIINLSPSDVPKNGSHFDLPIALLIALQKEKIDNEFFVFGELGLGGDLKSTASLFSILLFLSTKVEKAKILVPYDIAEKACMIPNYEVYAVKNLNQAVRFFLDEEFANSVKFEKIHPLFENVIEICGEKFVPNRDFSLNFKDIKGQSRAKRASLIAACGMHNILFEGSPGCGKSMCAKRIAKILPPQSLNEIMLASAYESLNNKNSDFSALRPFRSPHHTSTRSSIFGGGSGTAKIGEVALANGGELFFDEFPHFGKQILESLREPLEDNRILVSRVNSKVEYQTKFIFVAAQNPCPCGNLFAKNADCICSVSEIKRYKNAISSPLLDRIDLYVAMDEVSPSDKSDMTSEDMYKTVLSVFKIQKMRGQKELNGKLSDEEIAKFCILDDGAKNVLNSAVAKYNLSQRGINKTLKVARSIADIDKSDIITKNHILESLSYRIRSEL, encoded by the coding sequence ATGAAATCTCTAAAAAGTGCCGCTTTTACCGATACTCTTGTTAAAGTTGAGGTAGAATCAAGCTTTGTTAGGGGGTTGCCGGGTTTTGGCGTTGTCGGGTTAGCAGGAACGACCATAAAAGAGAGCGAAAGCAGGGTAAAATCGGCACTTTTAAGCCTAAATTTTAAATTCCCGCCCTCAAAAATCATTATAAATTTATCCCCGTCCGATGTCCCAAAAAATGGCTCACATTTTGACCTGCCAATCGCACTTTTAATAGCTTTGCAAAAGGAAAAAATCGATAACGAATTTTTTGTTTTTGGAGAGCTTGGGCTTGGCGGAGATTTAAAAAGCACGGCGTCGCTTTTTTCGATTTTACTTTTTTTAAGCACAAAGGTCGAAAAAGCGAAAATTCTTGTTCCCTACGACATCGCCGAAAAGGCGTGTATGATACCAAATTATGAAGTTTATGCAGTTAAAAATTTAAATCAAGCTGTTAGATTTTTTTTAGATGAAGAATTTGCTAATAGCGTTAAATTTGAAAAAATTCACCCACTTTTTGAAAATGTTATCGAAATTTGCGGAGAAAAATTTGTTCCAAATCGCGATTTTTCGCTAAATTTTAAAGATATAAAAGGGCAGAGCAGGGCAAAAAGAGCAAGTCTAATCGCGGCTTGTGGTATGCACAATATCTTATTTGAAGGAAGTCCGGGCTGTGGTAAAAGTATGTGCGCTAAACGCATTGCAAAAATTTTACCGCCGCAAAGCCTAAATGAGATAATGTTGGCTTCGGCTTACGAATCGTTAAATAATAAAAATAGCGATTTTAGCGCGTTGCGTCCGTTTCGTAGCCCACACCACACAAGTACCAGAAGTTCCATTTTTGGGGGCGGTTCAGGGACGGCTAAAATCGGCGAAGTAGCCCTTGCAAACGGCGGAGAGCTGTTTTTTGATGAATTTCCGCATTTTGGAAAGCAAATTTTAGAAAGCCTTAGAGAACCACTCGAAGATAACCGAATTTTAGTTTCGCGCGTAAATTCAAAGGTCGAATACCAAACCAAATTCATCTTTGTAGCAGCACAAAACCCTTGTCCGTGCGGAAATTTGTTTGCAAAAAATGCAGATTGTATCTGCTCTGTGAGCGAAATAAAACGCTACAAAAATGCCATTTCATCGCCTTTGTTAGATAGGATTGATTTATATGTGGCGATGGACGAAGTAAGTCCAAGCGACAAAAGCGACATGACAAGCGAAGATATGTATAAAACCGTGCTAAGTGTTTTTAAAATTCAAAAAATGCGTGGGCAAAAAGAGCTAAACGGCAAACTTAGCGATGAAGAGATTGCGAAATTTTGCATTTTAGATGACGGGGCTAAAAATGTGTTAAATTCGGCAGTTGCAAAGTATAATCTCTCACAGCGGGGCATAAATAAAACGCTAAAAGTCGCTAGAAGCATAGCAGATATTGATAAAAGTGATATAATTACGAAAAATCATATTTTAGAAAGTTTAAGTTATAGAATAAGGAGTGAGTTATGA
- the tig gene encoding trigger factor has product MEVNAKLINSANATADVKVSADDIAKRTEKLAVNAAKKMKIDGFRQGKVPVAVVMKRYGKDLEQDAKGEIFRDAINESLKSLGKNQKDMLGEPIFAKFDEKDGAIDTTIEMSFRPEIKIDGYEKLIPEFSTPRVTKKEIEAKVNEFLNLIAPLEKVEKDSLEKDDFAKFDFEGFVDGVAFDGGKAENYVLQIGSNQFIPGFEDGMIGLKVGEERDVKVKFPDEYGARNLAGKDAVFKVKLHEIQGKNPAKELSEEDLKRALPGEKEPSKEKFEAKIKEQLKNEKLQKLIQEDLKPKLADALSENYDFDLPKVIVEQEIDLQFRNAWGTFSKEEIESFQKDKDALSKKREEFRDQAQKSVKITFLIDELAKARGVSVSDQEVVQAIYFEAYSYGMDPKAHLEQYKNGGMLPAIKMALTEEKLFNNIFSKDKKDEKEAE; this is encoded by the coding sequence ATGGAAGTTAATGCAAAACTTATCAATTCGGCTAACGCAACTGCCGATGTTAAAGTCAGTGCGGACGACATTGCAAAACGCACAGAAAAACTAGCTGTAAATGCAGCCAAAAAAATGAAAATCGACGGATTTAGACAAGGAAAAGTTCCTGTGGCTGTCGTTATGAAACGATACGGCAAAGATTTAGAACAAGATGCCAAAGGCGAGATTTTTAGAGATGCTATAAATGAATCTTTAAAATCATTAGGTAAAAATCAAAAAGATATGCTTGGCGAGCCGATTTTTGCTAAATTTGACGAAAAAGACGGCGCAATCGATACCACAATCGAAATGTCATTTCGCCCTGAAATCAAAATCGACGGATATGAAAAGCTAATCCCTGAATTCTCAACTCCAAGAGTTACAAAAAAAGAGATCGAAGCAAAAGTAAATGAATTTTTAAATTTAATCGCTCCGCTTGAAAAAGTAGAAAAAGATAGCCTAGAAAAAGATGATTTTGCTAAATTTGATTTCGAAGGCTTTGTCGATGGCGTAGCATTTGACGGCGGAAAAGCCGAAAACTATGTTCTTCAAATCGGCTCAAATCAATTTATCCCGGGTTTTGAAGACGGTATGATTGGTCTTAAAGTCGGCGAAGAAAGAGATGTTAAGGTTAAATTTCCTGATGAATACGGCGCAAGAAATTTAGCAGGAAAAGATGCGGTTTTCAAAGTAAAACTACACGAAATTCAAGGTAAAAATCCTGCAAAAGAGCTTAGTGAAGAAGATTTAAAACGAGCATTGCCGGGCGAAAAAGAGCCAAGCAAGGAAAAATTTGAAGCTAAAATCAAAGAGCAACTCAAAAATGAAAAATTGCAAAAATTAATCCAAGAAGATTTAAAACCAAAACTAGCAGACGCTCTAAGCGAAAACTATGATTTTGATTTGCCAAAAGTAATCGTCGAACAAGAGATCGATTTACAATTTAGAAACGCTTGGGGAACATTTAGCAAAGAAGAGATCGAAAGCTTCCAAAAAGACAAAGACGCTCTTAGCAAAAAAAGAGAAGAATTTAGAGATCAAGCGCAAAAAAGCGTTAAAATCACATTTTTGATTGATGAGTTAGCAAAAGCAAGAGGCGTTAGCGTTAGCGATCAAGAAGTTGTTCAAGCGATTTATTTTGAAGCTTATAGCTATGGTATGGATCCAAAAGCACATTTAGAACAATACAAAAACGGCGGAATGCTTCCTGCTATCAAAATGGCACTGACAGAAGAAAAACTTTTCAATAACATTTTCTCAAAAGATAAAAAAGACGAAAAAGAGGCAGAATAA
- the clpP gene encoding ATP-dependent Clp endopeptidase proteolytic subunit ClpP — protein MVIPYVIEQTSRGERSYDIYSRLLKDRIIMLSGEIEDSMASAIVAQLLFLEAEDPDKDIYLYINSPGGVVTSGFSIYDTMNYIKPDVCTICIGQAASMGAFLLSCGAKGKRYALPNSRIMIHQPLGGAQGQATDMEITVKEILRIKENLNKILAQNTGQKLAKIEKDTDRDFFMSAKEAAEYGIIDKVLEKSFK, from the coding sequence ATGGTGATTCCTTATGTCATAGAACAAACCAGCAGAGGCGAGAGAAGCTATGATATTTACTCTCGTTTGCTTAAAGATAGAATAATTATGCTTAGCGGCGAGATTGAAGATAGTATGGCAAGTGCGATTGTGGCACAACTTCTATTTTTAGAAGCAGAAGATCCGGATAAAGATATTTATCTGTATATAAATTCTCCCGGCGGCGTAGTTACAAGCGGTTTTAGTATCTATGACACTATGAATTACATTAAGCCTGATGTTTGCACGATTTGCATAGGTCAGGCTGCTTCTATGGGTGCATTTTTGCTAAGTTGTGGCGCAAAAGGCAAACGATACGCACTTCCAAATTCACGCATTATGATTCATCAGCCCCTAGGTGGCGCACAAGGTCAGGCAACTGATATGGAAATAACGGTTAAAGAAATTTTGCGTATAAAAGAGAATTTAAACAAAATTCTAGCCCAAAATACAGGACAAAAACTAGCAAAAATCGAAAAAGACACCGACAGAGACTTTTTTATGAGCGCAAAAGAAGCCGCCGAATACGGCATTATTGATAAAGTTTTGGAAAAGAGTTTTAAATAA
- the purN gene encoding phosphoribosylglycinamide formyltransferase, producing MVVKKIAVLFSGSGSNLQSILDKLHGKIFDDIKIEVVLTLTNKPNAYGIQRAAKFGLTSVVIDNKNFVSREEFDKKVVEEIKKSGAELTVLAGFMRILTPFFCDNIKAINLHPSILPLFKGAHAIDESFDSDMQVGGVSVHWVSAELDGGKIIAQQTFQRENKTRDEWEAKIHEIEHELLPKTIIQILKDTNV from the coding sequence ATGGTTGTAAAAAAAATCGCCGTGCTTTTTAGCGGTTCAGGTTCAAATTTGCAAAGCATTTTAGATAAATTGCACGGCAAAATTTTTGACGATATTAAAATCGAAGTCGTGCTAACGCTAACTAACAAACCTAACGCTTACGGCATACAAAGAGCCGCTAAATTCGGACTAACAAGCGTTGTTATTGATAACAAAAATTTTGTTAGTAGAGAGGAATTTGATAAAAAAGTGGTTGAAGAGATTAAAAAAAGCGGTGCAGAGCTAACCGTCTTAGCTGGATTTATGCGAATTCTAACGCCGTTTTTTTGCGACAATATCAAAGCCATAAATTTGCACCCTAGCATTTTGCCACTTTTTAAAGGCGCTCACGCGATTGACGAGAGTTTTGATAGTGATATGCAAGTAGGCGGTGTTAGTGTGCATTGGGTTAGTGCTGAGCTTGACGGTGGAAAAATCATAGCTCAACAAACTTTTCAGCGAGAAAACAAAACGCGCGACGAGTGGGAAGCGAAAATTCACGAGATCGAACACGAACTTTTACCAAAAACTATAATTCAAATTTTAAAGGACACAAATGTTTGA